The following coding sequences are from one Gemmatimonadota bacterium window:
- a CDS encoding PepSY-associated TM helix domain-containing protein has product MSRKWNRVVSATRTVHIYLTVFAMLLMVFFAATGLLLNHEEWVSASEAAPVETTGTLPMALLTHEPDTAGIIETLRTTYGALGALSTFDSDGEELRVELRGPGRRFEAVITLATGAMTITKEMRPFLIRMDDLHRGKDSGTAWSWLIDLSAILLLLGALTGITLWIALPKRRTLGLIALGLGVGVCVAVYLLIVP; this is encoded by the coding sequence ATGTCCCGCAAGTGGAACCGGGTGGTCTCGGCCACCCGCACGGTGCACATCTACCTGACCGTGTTCGCGATGCTGTTGATGGTGTTCTTCGCCGCGACCGGACTGCTCCTCAATCACGAGGAGTGGGTGTCCGCCAGCGAGGCCGCGCCGGTCGAGACCACCGGCACGCTGCCGATGGCCCTGCTGACGCATGAGCCGGACACCGCCGGGATCATCGAGACGCTGCGCACCACCTACGGCGCGTTGGGCGCACTCTCCACCTTCGACAGTGATGGCGAGGAACTTCGCGTGGAGCTGCGCGGCCCCGGCCGCCGCTTCGAGGCGGTGATCACGCTCGCGACCGGCGCGATGACGATCACGAAGGAGATGCGTCCCTTCCTGATCCGGATGGATGATCTCCACCGCGGCAAGGACAGCGGCACCGCGTGGAGCTGGCTGATCGATCTCTCCGCCATCCTGCTGCTGCTCGGCGCACTCACCGGGATCACCCTCTGGATCGCGCTGCCGAAGCGCCGCACGCTCGGCCTCATCGCCCTTGGGCTCGGCGTGGGCGTCTGCGTGGCGGTCTATCTGCTCATCGTCCCCTGA
- a CDS encoding Mur ligase: protein MAQPELVAPAWSDSRRLFGPSRWLEAPGVVLEGVVDGELASTAADAWRATVQRLAAALGWPAPTCSVTGRAGHLVLAFTAPGDRLLTATEVNEWAWESALRAAGVASAPALLAPGDLPRDEASAVRQLAVLATLEAQAPSSDLAVVARPDQRVALVTGSNGKTTTTRLIAAMTMATGQHTGWCCTDGVFIDGVAVEAGDWSGPAGAQRVVGAPAVECAILETARGGILRRGLGVLGAAVAVVTNIEADHFGEYGVETLADLALVKLVIAKGLRGGGVLVLNADDAALRAATLPAGVTVAWYSPSGATRQVGEQPATAWRDGDHLWLAAPRGVEDLGDLRTMPLTAAGAAEYNLTNMLAAALAAHHLGVVPSTITTVLARFGAHPADNAGRLSRFELHGATILLDYAHNPTGLTGLLKVARSLHPTRLLLLLGQAGNRDDGALADLAAAAWAARPDRIVLKELDGYRRGRTMGEVPALLEGALRTLGAPTDRIVTVLDEVEAVEASIAWAQPGDVLVLPVHSLDARTEVLARLAAMGAVTPA, encoded by the coding sequence ATGGCCCAACCTGAGCTGGTGGCGCCGGCCTGGAGTGATTCGCGTCGACTCTTCGGGCCGTCCAGGTGGCTCGAGGCACCCGGTGTCGTGCTCGAGGGCGTCGTCGACGGCGAGCTGGCCTCGACCGCTGCCGATGCATGGCGCGCCACCGTCCAGCGGCTGGCAGCTGCGCTCGGCTGGCCCGCACCGACCTGCAGCGTGACGGGCCGGGCCGGCCATCTGGTGCTCGCCTTCACCGCCCCCGGCGACCGACTGCTGACGGCCACCGAGGTGAACGAGTGGGCCTGGGAGTCGGCGCTGCGTGCCGCCGGGGTCGCATCGGCACCTGCGCTTCTCGCCCCGGGCGACCTTCCCCGCGACGAAGCGTCCGCGGTCAGGCAACTCGCTGTCCTCGCGACCCTCGAGGCACAGGCGCCATCAAGCGACCTCGCGGTCGTCGCGAGGCCCGACCAGCGGGTCGCGCTCGTCACCGGATCCAATGGCAAGACCACCACGACGCGATTGATTGCGGCGATGACCATGGCCACCGGCCAGCATACCGGCTGGTGCTGCACCGACGGCGTCTTCATCGATGGGGTGGCCGTCGAGGCGGGTGACTGGTCCGGCCCGGCCGGAGCCCAACGGGTCGTCGGCGCCCCCGCTGTCGAGTGTGCCATCCTCGAGACGGCACGCGGCGGCATCCTGCGTCGTGGACTCGGTGTCCTCGGTGCCGCGGTCGCCGTGGTGACCAACATCGAAGCCGATCACTTCGGAGAGTACGGTGTCGAGACGCTTGCCGATCTCGCGCTCGTCAAGCTGGTCATCGCGAAGGGACTGCGGGGAGGCGGCGTGCTGGTGCTGAATGCGGACGACGCCGCGCTCCGCGCCGCAACGCTCCCCGCCGGCGTCACGGTGGCGTGGTATTCACCGTCCGGCGCCACACGCCAGGTCGGGGAACAGCCCGCCACCGCATGGCGCGACGGGGACCACCTCTGGCTCGCGGCTCCGCGCGGCGTGGAGGATCTCGGCGACCTCCGCACCATGCCGCTCACCGCGGCCGGTGCCGCCGAGTACAACCTCACCAACATGCTGGCCGCTGCGCTCGCGGCGCATCACCTCGGTGTGGTGCCGTCGACGATCACTACCGTCTTGGCGCGGTTCGGGGCACACCCCGCCGACAACGCCGGCCGCCTGAGTCGTTTCGAGCTGCACGGGGCGACGATTCTCCTCGACTACGCGCACAATCCGACGGGGCTCACCGGGCTCCTCAAGGTGGCCCGCAGCCTCCACCCGACTCGGCTGCTGCTGCTGCTCGGTCAGGCGGGGAACCGCGATGACGGCGCACTCGCCGACCTGGCCGCCGCCGCGTGGGCCGCTCGGCCCGATCGCATCGTGCTGAAGGAACTCGACGGCTATCGGCGCGGGCGCACCATGGGCGAAGTGCCGGCGTTGCTCGAGGGTGCCCTGCGGACACTTGGCGCGCCCACCGACCGAATCGTGACGGTCCTCGACGAAGTCGAAGCGGTCGAGGCCTCCATCGCCTGGGCGCAACCCGGTGACGTCCTCGTGCTGCCGGTCCATTCGCTCGACGCGCGGACCGAGGTGCTGGCGCGCCTCGCCGCCATGGGTGCTGTCACGCCCGCCTGA